A window of the Syntrophothermus lipocalidus DSM 12680 genome harbors these coding sequences:
- the rpsG gene encoding 30S ribosomal protein S7 produces the protein MPRKGPVPKRDVLPDPIYHSKVFTKLVNQVMWDGKKSLAEKICYGAFEIIEKKTGKPAIEVFEEALKNLMPVLEVRPRRVGGANYQVPVEVRPERRQTLAIRWLVNYARNRGEKTMIQRLAAEILDAYNNTGGAIKKKEDTHKMAEANKAFAHYRW, from the coding sequence ATGCCTAGAAAAGGGCCGGTTCCCAAACGGGATGTCCTGCCTGACCCTATCTATCACAGCAAGGTTTTCACCAAACTGGTGAACCAGGTTATGTGGGACGGCAAAAAGAGTCTGGCAGAAAAAATATGTTATGGTGCATTCGAGATAATAGAGAAGAAGACCGGCAAACCTGCTATCGAGGTTTTTGAAGAAGCTTTGAAGAATCTGATGCCGGTATTGGAGGTTCGCCCACGGCGGGTGGGAGGTGCCAACTACCAGGTGCCGGTAGAAGTGAGACCGGAACGCCGTCAAACCCTGGCAATCAGGTGGCTGGTTAACTATGCCCGTAACCGGGGGGAAAAAACCATGATACAGAGGCTGGCGGCCGAGATCTTAGATGCTTACAATAACACAGGTGGAGCTATAAAGAAGAAAGAAGACACCCACAAGATGGCGGAAGCCAACAAGGCATTTGCCCATTACCGCTGGTAG
- the rpsL gene encoding 30S ribosomal protein S12, protein MTTINQLVRKGRQQVVKKSTAPALKGNPQKRGVCTRVYTTTPKKPNSALRKVARVRLTNGIEVTAYIPGIGHNLQEHSVVLIRGGRVKDLPGVRYHIIRGALDSSGVQNRNQGRSKYGTKRPKVKK, encoded by the coding sequence GTGACCACAATTAATCAGCTAGTTAGGAAAGGGAGACAGCAGGTTGTCAAGAAGTCGACGGCCCCGGCTCTTAAGGGCAACCCCCAGAAAAGGGGTGTTTGTACTCGGGTTTACACCACCACTCCTAAGAAGCCTAATTCTGCCTTGCGGAAAGTAGCCAGGGTGAGGTTGACCAACGGTATAGAGGTAACCGCGTATATACCGGGTATCGGACATAATCTCCAGGAACACTCGGTGGTACTGATTCGCGGGGGCAGGGTTAAGGACCTGCCAGGAGTGAGGTATCACATAATCCGGGGGGCCCTCGATAGTTCAGGGGTTCAGAACCGGAATCAGGGGCGTTCCAAATACGGTACCAAGAGGCCAAAAGTCAAGAAGTAG